A genomic segment from Pradoshia eiseniae encodes:
- the dhaS gene encoding dihydroxyacetone kinase transcriptional activator DhaS: protein MTASIITKKIIAKSLKDLMETESFHKISVSDIMMNCQMRRQTFYYHFQDKYELLGWIYKEETRENITDFIGYEKWENILELLLSYFRHNRLFYRNAFKVVEQNSFNEYLFEHTKNLSLEIINKPKMREELPMGAEEKELLASFYSHGFVGMIQDWIERDCETDQAVMLSLLKKMMKDMLIQR from the coding sequence ATGACCGCATCGATTATTACGAAGAAGATTATTGCCAAGTCATTAAAGGATTTGATGGAGACCGAGTCCTTTCACAAGATTTCAGTCAGTGATATCATGATGAACTGCCAAATGCGAAGGCAGACATTTTATTATCATTTTCAGGATAAATATGAATTGCTAGGCTGGATTTATAAGGAAGAGACGAGGGAGAACATTACCGACTTTATAGGTTATGAAAAATGGGAAAATATTCTCGAACTGCTGCTTTCCTATTTCAGGCACAACCGGCTATTCTACCGCAATGCGTTCAAGGTGGTAGAACAGAATTCCTTTAATGAATATTTATTTGAGCATACGAAGAATTTGTCTCTCGAAATAATCAATAAACCGAAGATGAGAGAAGAGCTGCCTATGGGCGCTGAGGAGAAGGAGCTGCTAGCCTCCTTTTACAGCCATGGGTTTGTTGGGATGATACAGGATTGGATTGAACGAGATTGTGAGACAGATCAGGCGGTCATGTTGTCACTGTTGAAGAAGATGATGAAGGATATGCTCATACAGCGATGA
- the dhaK gene encoding dihydroxyacetone kinase subunit DhaK has product MKKIINKPENLVTEMGYGLVLAHPELEFLKKDKIIKKKAINENKVSLISGGGSGHEPAHAGFVGKGMLDAAICGDVFASPSQIQVYQGIKAAAGQKGVLMIIKNYSGDMMNFKNGAALAEEDGIQVEYVKVADDMAVEDSLYSVGRRGVAGTVLVHKIAGAAAEEGRDLMQVKEVAEKAAENVRSIGVALTSCTVPAKGTPTFRLGEDEIEYGVGIHGEPGIKRDKMISADALAERMTNDLLRDLGIDGDTDELAILVNGFGATPLQELYLLNHSVIRELHKRNIQVYRTFVGNYMTSIDMAGASLTFMKLDDELKSLLSSECSAPAFKVDGPVEPVVYVEDNDSSDETLVSFEAMTSEEHAKIKADALNLDNMIYLIDKMSEVIIKNEVPFCELDSHAGDGDFGMSVAKGFKQLKREWNTILNQEDLTIGSFLDACSIIIMEYCGGASGPIWGSAFRAAGKAAAGKEQLTVAEFANMLQAALKGIQATGERSFGRGAVVGDKTLVDAFAPCVDSWMDCAAAKEDFKTAFEKGAEAAVKGAEDTKDIVARMGRAGTVGDRSIGHPDAGAHALGVIFTELARNLR; this is encoded by the coding sequence ATGAAGAAGATTATCAACAAACCTGAGAATCTTGTCACAGAAATGGGCTATGGACTTGTTTTGGCACATCCAGAACTGGAGTTTCTCAAAAAGGATAAAATCATTAAGAAGAAAGCCATCAATGAAAATAAGGTCAGCCTCATTAGCGGCGGGGGCAGCGGGCATGAACCAGCCCATGCTGGCTTTGTCGGCAAGGGCATGCTTGATGCAGCCATTTGCGGAGATGTCTTTGCTTCACCTTCCCAAATCCAGGTATACCAAGGAATTAAGGCAGCAGCCGGCCAAAAAGGCGTACTGATGATCATCAAGAATTACAGTGGTGACATGATGAATTTCAAAAACGGAGCAGCCTTGGCTGAAGAGGATGGCATCCAGGTGGAGTACGTCAAAGTGGCGGATGATATGGCTGTAGAGGATAGCCTCTATTCTGTTGGCCGTCGCGGTGTGGCTGGTACCGTTCTCGTTCATAAGATTGCCGGTGCGGCGGCAGAGGAAGGCAGAGACCTTATGCAAGTGAAGGAAGTTGCCGAGAAAGCTGCCGAAAATGTACGAAGCATCGGGGTTGCCCTTACATCCTGCACGGTCCCCGCGAAAGGAACCCCTACCTTCAGACTCGGTGAAGATGAAATAGAATATGGTGTCGGTATCCACGGCGAACCTGGAATCAAAAGAGATAAGATGATCTCAGCAGATGCCTTGGCTGAAAGAATGACCAATGACCTTTTGCGCGATTTAGGGATTGACGGAGACACAGATGAGCTTGCCATTCTCGTCAACGGATTTGGTGCAACTCCTCTGCAGGAGCTATACTTGCTCAACCATTCTGTCATTCGGGAATTGCATAAGCGCAATATCCAAGTGTACCGCACCTTTGTCGGCAACTATATGACAAGCATTGATATGGCAGGCGCATCGCTTACATTCATGAAACTGGATGATGAACTGAAGAGCTTGCTATCTAGCGAGTGTTCTGCCCCAGCCTTTAAAGTGGATGGTCCTGTTGAACCTGTTGTTTACGTAGAAGACAATGATTCTTCTGATGAAACACTGGTATCTTTTGAGGCAATGACAAGTGAGGAACACGCGAAAATAAAGGCTGATGCGCTAAATCTTGATAATATGATTTACCTCATCGACAAAATGAGTGAGGTAATCATCAAAAACGAGGTACCATTCTGTGAGCTGGACTCACACGCTGGTGATGGTGACTTCGGCATGAGTGTTGCCAAAGGCTTCAAGCAGCTTAAGCGCGAATGGAACACTATCCTTAACCAAGAGGATTTAACCATCGGATCCTTCTTAGATGCATGCTCCATCATCATTATGGAATATTGCGGCGGCGCATCTGGCCCAATCTGGGGTTCAGCCTTCCGCGCGGCAGGCAAAGCGGCAGCTGGCAAGGAGCAATTAACAGTAGCGGAATTTGCCAATATGCTGCAGGCTGCCTTGAAGGGCATTCAGGCCACCGGGGAGCGCTCCTTTGGAAGAGGTGCAGTCGTTGGCGATAAAACTCTTGTCGATGCATTCGCTCCATGTGTCGATTCATGGATGGATTGTGCTGCAGCAAAAGAAGACTTCAAGACTGCTTTTGAAAAAGGTGCCGAGGCCGCAGTGAAAGGTGCCGAGGATACGAAGGATATTGTCGCCCGCATGGGACGCGCTGGCACGGTTGGAGACCGCAGCATCGGCCATCCCGATGCAGGTGCTCACGCCCTTGGGGTCATCTTCACGGAGCTGGCACGCAATTTACGATAA
- a CDS encoding class I SAM-dependent methyltransferase encodes MAYKRESIKWILTISTRRDTMFQQWLGNQLKHPKGPLSKWVGKYMQKGNDEINLWTIDLLDPGVDEALLEVGIGNGATLNRIASSKKVRKIYGIDLSEDMIKEAVKLNKKFIEDGIMELQQGNVLFLPYKESTFDTVFSVHTIYFWTDIDRGLSEIHRVLKSGGKLFLSITDKSQMEQMERTKDFHLIHIEEIEKRLSNHLFQPIELHQKGMHWCIEATK; translated from the coding sequence ATGGCATATAAAAGAGAATCTATTAAATGGATTTTAACAATTTCTACAAGGAGAGATACCATGTTCCAGCAATGGCTAGGCAATCAGCTAAAACATCCTAAAGGCCCTCTTTCTAAATGGGTAGGAAAGTATATGCAAAAAGGCAATGATGAGATTAATCTCTGGACTATAGATTTATTGGACCCAGGCGTTGATGAGGCGCTTTTAGAAGTTGGCATCGGGAATGGTGCTACTTTAAATCGAATTGCCTCAAGCAAAAAAGTCAGGAAGATATATGGAATAGATTTGTCAGAGGACATGATCAAGGAAGCAGTAAAGCTAAATAAAAAATTTATTGAGGATGGGATTATGGAATTACAGCAAGGAAACGTCCTGTTCTTGCCTTATAAAGAATCCACCTTTGATACGGTCTTCTCCGTCCATACTATTTACTTTTGGACTGACATTGATCGAGGCCTTTCAGAAATTCATAGAGTATTAAAATCAGGCGGAAAACTCTTTTTATCTATCACTGATAAATCCCAAATGGAACAGATGGAAAGAACGAAAGACTTCCATTTAATCCATATAGAAGAGATTGAAAAACGGTTATCCAATCATTTGTTTCAACCAATCGAACTCCATCAAAAAGGGATGCATTGGTGCATAGAAGCTACTAAGTAA
- a CDS encoding GNAT family N-acetyltransferase — MNEWLIRKAGLNDVNALTELRIELLTAGGDVNSQNHSKVFQANQHYFKKKLANGGFSAWIAEVQGKMAAMSGLVFFERPPQGENISGLEAYIMNMYTLPEYRGHGIARSLLEKCISDCRMLGVGRIWLHSTQDGYHLYKKMGFKDKDSEMELFL, encoded by the coding sequence ATGAATGAATGGCTGATTAGAAAGGCCGGACTGAATGATGTTAATGCCCTGACTGAGTTAAGGATTGAACTACTTACCGCAGGAGGCGATGTAAATAGTCAAAATCATTCTAAGGTTTTTCAGGCAAACCAGCATTATTTCAAGAAGAAATTAGCTAATGGCGGTTTTTCTGCCTGGATAGCTGAGGTTCAGGGCAAAATGGCAGCCATGAGCGGTCTTGTCTTTTTCGAGAGACCTCCTCAAGGAGAAAATATCAGTGGATTAGAAGCCTACATAATGAATATGTATACCCTCCCAGAATATAGAGGACACGGTATTGCTCGGTCCTTATTAGAAAAATGTATTTCAGATTGCCGTATGCTAGGTGTAGGACGTATTTGGCTGCATTCAACACAAGATGGCTATCATCTATATAAGAAAATGGGTTTTAAGGACAAGGATTCAGAGATGGAGTTATTCTTATAA
- the tyrS gene encoding tyrosine--tRNA ligase: protein MFLKPEEQLEIIQKGAETIVDTAELLAKLEKSYKEQKPLVIKLGLDPSAPDIHLGHAVVLRKIKQMQDLGHHAIILIGDFTGRIGDPTGKAKGRVALSDEVVKENAETYCEQIFKVLDEKMTSVQFNSKWLSKLTFEEVIKLAATTSVARILERDDFQNRYQNQVPIGIHEFFYPLMQAYDSVELNADIELGGTDQTFNILMGRTLQKHFGQEKQIAIFMPLLEGLDGKEKMSKSLGNYIGVNEAPEVMFKKIMEVPDELIIKYFELATDELPKQIEAIKLRLAEGENPRDIKVELAEIITTLYHGEQEMRNAKQYFETVFRKKQLPDQVPSIQLTDTQESISHIIPLLIKHELVKSKSEFIRLVKQNGVSLNGEKLTTECLDDSINNGDVIQIGKKRFAKLVR, encoded by the coding sequence ATGTTTTTAAAACCTGAGGAACAACTGGAAATCATCCAAAAAGGCGCAGAGACCATTGTCGACACAGCAGAGCTGCTCGCCAAGCTTGAGAAATCTTATAAGGAGCAGAAACCGCTGGTCATCAAGCTCGGCCTTGATCCCTCTGCTCCAGACATTCATCTGGGGCACGCCGTCGTGCTCCGTAAAATCAAGCAAATGCAGGATTTAGGCCATCATGCCATTATCCTCATTGGCGATTTCACCGGCCGAATTGGTGACCCGACCGGGAAGGCAAAGGGCCGTGTCGCTCTCAGTGATGAAGTTGTGAAGGAGAATGCGGAAACATATTGCGAGCAAATTTTTAAGGTGCTTGATGAAAAGATGACAAGCGTGCAATTTAACAGTAAATGGCTGTCTAAACTGACCTTTGAAGAAGTGATTAAATTAGCCGCGACGACATCTGTTGCCCGCATTTTGGAAAGGGATGATTTTCAAAATCGCTACCAAAACCAAGTACCTATCGGCATCCATGAATTTTTCTACCCGCTCATGCAGGCGTACGATTCCGTTGAATTGAACGCCGATATTGAACTTGGCGGCACAGACCAGACATTTAATATCCTCATGGGACGGACATTGCAAAAACATTTCGGCCAGGAAAAACAAATCGCCATCTTCATGCCGCTTTTAGAAGGATTAGACGGCAAGGAGAAAATGAGCAAGAGCCTGGGAAATTACATCGGGGTCAACGAAGCACCAGAAGTAATGTTCAAGAAGATCATGGAGGTCCCGGATGAACTCATTATCAAATACTTCGAATTAGCGACTGATGAGCTTCCGAAACAAATTGAGGCCATAAAGCTCCGCTTGGCGGAAGGCGAAAATCCTCGTGACATTAAAGTCGAACTTGCTGAAATTATCACTACCCTCTACCATGGCGAGCAAGAAATGAGGAACGCGAAGCAATACTTCGAAACCGTCTTTCGCAAGAAACAGCTGCCAGACCAGGTTCCAAGCATTCAGCTGACAGATACCCAGGAATCCATAAGCCATATTATCCCGCTCCTGATTAAGCATGAGCTGGTCAAAAGCAAGAGCGAATTCATCCGCTTGGTTAAACAAAACGGCGTCTCCCTTAATGGTGAAAAGCTGACAACTGAGTGCCTGGATGATTCAATTAATAATGGCGATGTTATCCAGATCGGAAAGAAGAGGTTCGCGAAGCTAGTCAGATAA
- a CDS encoding glutathione peroxidase yields MKTVYDFQVKKTDGSMQPLDLYAGKPLLIVNTASKCGLAPQFKGLQELYEKYHEDGFEVLGFPCDQFNNQEYDNIEETTQFCQLNYGVSFPMFAKIKVNGDEADPLFRYLTQQQKGLLGKQIKWNFTKFLINEKGEVIERYAPTTEPQKIEEDIRSILEKTKTR; encoded by the coding sequence ATGAAAACAGTCTATGATTTCCAAGTGAAGAAAACAGACGGATCGATGCAGCCACTGGATTTGTATGCAGGAAAACCACTTTTAATTGTTAACACTGCCAGCAAATGCGGCTTGGCTCCCCAATTCAAAGGGCTGCAAGAATTGTATGAGAAATATCATGAAGACGGTTTTGAGGTCCTCGGATTTCCATGTGATCAGTTTAATAATCAAGAATACGACAATATTGAGGAGACCACACAGTTTTGCCAACTGAACTATGGGGTCAGCTTTCCCATGTTCGCGAAAATCAAGGTCAATGGAGATGAAGCGGACCCCCTCTTCCGTTACCTAACCCAGCAGCAAAAAGGCCTGCTCGGAAAGCAAATTAAATGGAATTTCACGAAATTCCTTATTAATGAAAAAGGTGAGGTTATCGAACGCTATGCTCCGACTACTGAGCCACAAAAGATTGAAGAAGATATTCGCAGCATCCTCGAGAAAACAAAAACCAGGTGA
- a CDS encoding MarR family winged helix-turn-helix transcriptional regulator, whose amino-acid sequence MKDFSTLQKQLCFSLYEVSGEFTKLYSKALKEFDLTYPQYLVLLSLWEKDHVTMKDLGEQLNLGTGTLTPMISRMEASGWLRRERSSLDERKVFISLERKAKDQKPLISSKIETMIGHCQIDFAEYEMLMQQLAQLKKKLVKQTS is encoded by the coding sequence ATGAAAGATTTTTCAACATTACAGAAACAATTATGCTTCTCTCTTTATGAGGTCTCCGGGGAATTCACGAAACTGTATTCCAAAGCCTTAAAGGAATTTGACCTAACCTACCCCCAATACTTAGTGCTGCTGAGCTTATGGGAAAAGGATCACGTCACGATGAAGGACCTTGGTGAACAGCTGAACCTTGGTACAGGCACGTTGACTCCGATGATTTCACGGATGGAAGCGAGCGGATGGCTAAGAAGAGAGCGCTCGAGCTTAGACGAGCGCAAAGTGTTCATCTCCCTGGAGAGAAAAGCGAAGGACCAAAAACCGCTAATCTCCTCAAAGATTGAGACTATGATTGGCCATTGCCAAATTGATTTTGCGGAATATGAGATGCTTATGCAGCAGCTGGCCCAATTAAAGAAAAAGCTTGTGAAACAAACCTCTTGA
- a CDS encoding DNA-binding protein, translating into MAEKYISIVGVGHYFGPEIFKVGQRIILRKDHDNKQDDEAIQAELETIGKVGYVANNYQTVAKGTQSAGRIYDTFDEECAGEVAFIVKDTIIVKVLPEEKVTGAE; encoded by the coding sequence ATGGCTGAAAAATATATCTCCATCGTCGGGGTAGGCCACTATTTTGGTCCGGAGATTTTTAAAGTCGGACAAAGGATTATCCTCAGAAAAGATCATGATAACAAGCAGGATGATGAAGCCATCCAAGCTGAGCTTGAGACCATTGGCAAGGTAGGCTATGTCGCCAATAATTATCAGACGGTTGCCAAAGGCACACAGAGCGCAGGGAGAATCTATGACACCTTCGATGAGGAATGCGCAGGTGAAGTCGCCTTTATTGTGAAAGATACTATTATCGTGAAAGTATTGCCGGAGGAAAAAGTGACAGGTGCTGAATAA
- a CDS encoding M20 metallopeptidase family protein, with amino-acid sequence MNHYLEQAQAMKEEIIKYRRDIHQNPEVGDHLPQTTKYVMDRLREFGYDPQEICDSGIVALAGKKDGGKTFLLRADMDALPITEETDYSFKATNGRMHACGHDVHTAMLLGAAKLLKENENELEGTVKIIFQPNEEGFKGAKRMIQSGVLENPKVDAAMALHVHSGTPTNTVLYGHGTSIAGCTIFRITVKGVGCHGAMPETGVDPINIASHIYLATHEIMAREIAATQSVVITVGKFQAGSTHNVIPDQAVLEGTIRFLDVELGDFIYKRLEDIVTTTAKMFRGEAAIEVVAAVPPLKNDDALADQLSSYVKEVVGEKAVISFEGGGMGSEDFASYGYKVPSVYFLLGAGTKEEDSHYGYPMHHPQVEFNEAILPTGAAMHAHSATMWLKSNQGS; translated from the coding sequence ATGAATCATTATTTAGAGCAGGCACAAGCCATGAAAGAAGAGATAATCAAATACAGGAGGGATATTCACCAAAATCCAGAGGTTGGTGATCATCTCCCGCAAACGACAAAATACGTGATGGACCGGTTACGAGAATTTGGCTATGACCCACAGGAGATATGTGATAGCGGAATTGTTGCTTTAGCAGGTAAAAAGGATGGAGGAAAGACATTTTTACTGCGCGCGGACATGGATGCTCTCCCGATTACCGAGGAGACGGATTATTCCTTTAAAGCTACAAATGGAAGGATGCATGCATGCGGCCATGATGTCCATACGGCCATGCTGTTAGGGGCCGCAAAGCTGTTAAAAGAGAACGAAAATGAGCTTGAAGGAACGGTAAAGATTATTTTCCAGCCAAATGAAGAAGGGTTCAAAGGAGCCAAACGAATGATTCAATCAGGTGTGCTTGAAAATCCAAAGGTGGATGCAGCCATGGCCTTGCACGTTCATTCGGGAACACCTACCAATACAGTGCTCTACGGCCATGGGACAAGCATTGCAGGCTGCACCATTTTCCGGATTACCGTAAAGGGGGTAGGGTGTCACGGAGCGATGCCAGAAACAGGTGTGGATCCTATCAATATTGCTTCCCATATTTATCTCGCAACGCATGAAATTATGGCAAGAGAGATAGCCGCGACTCAATCTGTCGTCATTACAGTTGGCAAATTTCAGGCTGGCAGCACACATAATGTGATACCGGATCAGGCGGTATTAGAGGGAACGATTCGCTTCCTGGACGTGGAGCTTGGGGACTTTATTTATAAAAGACTAGAGGATATTGTTACGACAACCGCAAAGATGTTCAGAGGGGAAGCTGCGATTGAAGTGGTAGCCGCTGTTCCACCATTGAAAAATGATGATGCACTTGCTGATCAATTGTCCTCCTATGTGAAGGAGGTCGTCGGTGAAAAAGCCGTTATTTCCTTTGAAGGCGGGGGAATGGGCTCTGAGGATTTTGCTTCATATGGATATAAGGTCCCAAGTGTCTATTTTTTATTGGGAGCAGGTACAAAGGAAGAAGATTCTCATTATGGATATCCGATGCATCATCCTCAGGTAGAATTCAATGAGGCTATCTTGCCAACGGGCGCAGCCATGCATGCCCATTCTGCGACAATGTGGCTGAAATCCAATCAAGGTTCCTGA
- a CDS encoding carboxypeptidase regulatory-like domain-containing protein gives MIHHPACQIAHFTSVSTFYIIWNKTFYRSYELTHATGEYTVRAEAYGYQSRSQTVNVEDEGTAIANFTLEETPQGTVSGVVTNSSTGEPVEGATIYVVEDAAITPVTTNEDGEYTLTAYEGTYTLKITAPSYYSTQTTVTIEEGEPATVNIDLRPFIGYAGEIGYDDGTAENARAFYDAGNGWAVKMSLKEGEEQAMVTGALLRFWDTTWPVPGGTAFDVSVYDASGTDGAPGNKLAGPFSHTALRDGTWTHVDLTEHGIMVEGDFYILYTQTSPNPNTPGLGTDEDGPNAGRSWQYVGGAWSKAPEAEGNYMIRATVNYELQVPVITSPADGSYTNKDKVTVEGTSSPDTTIELYNNGEEATETETNASGVFSAEVELEDGANELTAKATTDVGSTDESEPVTVILDQAKPELEITSPENGSKYNKETVTVTGTVADENLDWVKVNGQTATVKDGTFSKRIILDEGSNQITVQAKDKAGNSIKKTVTIDVKYTAPTFENLMPNEDKELESGESVKVEFDSEEGLDATFSILLPLTNTRQSANAIELPMRETSPGHYVGYYTATKNVTANGAAVQVTATDDYGNKTVERAEGLLYINAAK, from the coding sequence ATGATTCACCATCCAGCATGTCAGATTGCTCATTTTACTTCAGTTTCCACTTTTTACATTATATGGAACAAGACTTTCTACCGCTCCTATGAACTTACGCATGCCACAGGCGAATATACAGTAAGAGCTGAAGCATACGGTTATCAATCACGTTCACAAACCGTGAATGTTGAGGATGAAGGTACGGCAATAGCCAACTTTACCCTCGAAGAGACACCACAAGGAACCGTCAGCGGCGTGGTTACTAATAGCAGCACGGGTGAACCAGTCGAAGGTGCCACCATCTATGTAGTTGAAGATGCTGCCATCACTCCGGTTACCACGAATGAGGACGGAGAATATACACTAACGGCTTATGAAGGAACCTATACACTGAAAATTACTGCTCCTTCCTATTACAGCACGCAAACAACCGTCACGATTGAAGAAGGAGAACCAGCAACAGTGAACATTGACTTGCGCCCATTCATCGGATATGCCGGAGAAATCGGCTATGATGATGGTACAGCGGAAAATGCAAGAGCCTTCTATGATGCCGGAAACGGCTGGGCTGTGAAGATGTCCTTGAAAGAAGGGGAAGAACAAGCCATGGTAACAGGCGCCCTCCTCCGTTTCTGGGATACCACTTGGCCAGTTCCTGGAGGCACCGCATTTGATGTATCCGTTTATGATGCAAGCGGTACAGATGGCGCCCCTGGCAACAAACTTGCCGGTCCATTCAGCCATACAGCGCTTCGTGACGGCACTTGGACACATGTTGACCTTACAGAGCATGGTATCATGGTTGAGGGTGACTTCTACATCCTGTACACGCAAACCTCGCCAAATCCAAACACTCCAGGACTTGGCACAGATGAAGATGGACCAAATGCAGGCCGAAGCTGGCAATATGTAGGCGGTGCCTGGTCCAAAGCGCCTGAAGCAGAAGGAAACTATATGATCCGCGCTACAGTCAATTATGAACTGCAAGTACCGGTGATTACCTCTCCTGCTGATGGTTCTTATACAAACAAGGATAAAGTCACAGTCGAAGGTACCTCCTCCCCTGATACAACTATTGAGCTGTATAACAATGGCGAAGAGGCTACTGAAACTGAAACGAATGCGAGCGGAGTTTTCAGCGCAGAAGTAGAGCTTGAGGATGGGGCGAATGAACTGACAGCCAAAGCAACAACGGATGTTGGTTCAACCGATGAATCGGAGCCAGTTACCGTCATTCTCGATCAGGCAAAACCTGAGCTTGAGATCACTTCACCTGAAAATGGCTCAAAATATAATAAAGAAACCGTCACCGTGACAGGTACAGTTGCCGACGAGAATCTTGACTGGGTCAAGGTTAATGGCCAAACAGCCACAGTGAAGGATGGAACCTTCAGCAAGCGTATCATCCTTGATGAAGGCAGCAACCAAATCACGGTTCAAGCGAAAGACAAGGCAGGCAACAGCATTAAGAAAACCGTCACAATTGATGTGAAATACACGGCTCCAACATTTGAGAACTTGATGCCTAATGAGGATAAAGAGCTTGAAAGCGGAGAATCAGTTAAAGTGGAATTTGATAGTGAAGAAGGACTTGACGCTACTTTCTCTATCCTCCTTCCGCTTACGAATACAAGACAATCTGCCAATGCCATCGAATTGCCAATGCGCGAAACATCTCCAGGCCATTACGTCGGCTACTACACAGCCACGAAGAATGTAACGGCAAATGGAGCGGCTGTTCAAGTAACGGCAACCGATGATTATGGCAATAAAACTGTCGAACGTGCTGAAGGTCTCCTTTACATCAACGCGGCGAAATAA
- a CDS encoding FMN-binding negative transcriptional regulator — protein MYVPKMFNVTDLDEIHAFIEANSFATLVTTEKGRPIATHLPLEIKKQGEDYYLTGHLAYGNRQWRTFETEVLAIFQGPDAYISSSWYEQEEVPTWNYQAVHVYGQATIIEKKELIEDLTLMLKKYEENREHPVLWETLPSELLEKELKGIVGFKIKVNEIQAAYKLSQNRNEKDFRNIIEQLRFEKSNPKSEQIAKEMDKKLES, from the coding sequence ATGTATGTACCGAAAATGTTTAACGTTACTGATCTAGACGAGATTCATGCCTTTATTGAAGCAAATTCCTTTGCAACACTTGTCACGACAGAAAAGGGAAGACCGATCGCGACGCACTTGCCATTGGAAATAAAGAAGCAGGGCGAGGATTATTATCTTACAGGGCATCTTGCTTACGGTAATCGTCAGTGGAGAACTTTCGAAACAGAGGTACTCGCCATCTTTCAAGGGCCAGATGCCTATATCTCTTCTTCCTGGTATGAACAGGAGGAAGTGCCGACATGGAATTACCAAGCCGTGCATGTGTATGGGCAGGCAACGATCATCGAGAAGAAGGAATTAATCGAGGATCTTACCCTTATGCTTAAAAAATATGAAGAAAACCGGGAGCACCCAGTATTATGGGAAACCCTTCCATCGGAGCTTCTTGAAAAGGAGCTTAAGGGAATTGTCGGGTTTAAGATAAAGGTAAACGAAATTCAAGCAGCCTATAAATTAAGTCAAAACCGAAACGAAAAGGATTTTAGAAATATTATTGAACAGCTTCGCTTTGAGAAGAGCAATCCGAAGTCAGAGCAAATCGCTAAAGAGATGGATAAAAAGCTGGAGTCTTAA
- a CDS encoding winged helix-turn-helix transcriptional regulator — MEIEPKLCKVEDALGILVGKWKPIILLNLMKEGTQRFSELQRNLPGITQKMLTKQLRELEDEDIIKRVVYPQVPPKVEYSITEYGKTIEPILADMHEWGMKHTQHKQQKAQREVKSVSF; from the coding sequence ATGGAGATTGAGCCTAAGTTATGCAAGGTAGAAGATGCTCTTGGAATACTTGTCGGGAAATGGAAGCCAATTATTCTATTGAACTTAATGAAAGAGGGAACCCAACGATTTAGTGAATTGCAGAGGAATCTCCCGGGTATTACCCAAAAAATGCTCACAAAGCAACTCCGTGAACTAGAGGATGAAGATATCATTAAACGTGTTGTTTATCCGCAGGTTCCTCCAAAAGTAGAATATTCTATCACAGAATATGGGAAAACGATTGAACCCATCTTGGCGGACATGCATGAGTGGGGAATGAAGCATACACAACATAAGCAGCAAAAGGCACAGAGAGAAGTAAAGTCAGTTTCATTCTAA